The Ciconia boyciana chromosome 7, ASM3463844v1, whole genome shotgun sequence region TGGCTCTCTGTCTATTCCAGGTATCGGATCAGGGACTTCCCGGGACGGTGTGTGTGGCTGCCATCCAAAACTGAAGGGGAGTGCCCATTTCTGACTGCCTGCTGTGTTCTCCACCTGAAAACATCACCGGGGGCCGATTTACTAGGTAAACTGTAGACCTGAAATAACATTTATAGCAAGAACATCCTGGgttctcccccatcccctcacccagacaccccagccccaggggacGCCTGTCTGGGCTGCGATTAGTGCTGAGACCAGGCAAGGAAACCTGATGGGTGCGTATGTCTGGGTAAGTGCTGAAGTCATGCTTCTCACCAGGCCTTAGCTCTCAGCTGGCACTGGCATTGCTGTCCTTAGTTGCCCCTCACACAGATCTGAAGGACATCAAACGTAAATGGCAAGGTTTCACAGTCTaataaaacaagattttctgtttattaattAGGTGAAGACCATGAAGCCCTTAAAATAGCAGCCTATCCTACCTAGCGCGTTTCATCAGCCACCACGAAGGCACTGAGCATTGCACCTCTCCCATCGTTCAGTGGGATCCCTGGGCTCAGGTGAGGAACATCAGAGGTACAGAGCCCTCCCTCTGACCATCATGGAGCCCACAGCTCACAGCCAACAGGAGGCATCTACCCCTTGCAGCACGGAGACAGCAGAAGACCTTACCTCTATGTTAAATgctgctgtgagggacagtaaTGTAGAAGATGTGCTGGAGGTGCTAGAGAAAGGGGCAGATGTGAACTCCAAAGCAGAAAGTGGCTGGACACCACTGCAGAGCGCAGTGCAAGCCAACAATGAGGACCTGGTCCGGCTTCTGCTGGACAAGGGTGCTTGCCCACATGCCAGGAAGGACAACGGTGGCACTGCATTTACTGAGGCAGCTATAGTGGGAAATGTAAATATACTGCAGCTCCTCCTTGATCGTGGGTTAAATATTAATGACCATGACGACAACGGCTTCACAGCTTTCATGGAAGCTGCATGGTATGGGAAGAAGGAAGCCCTGGAATTCCTGTATAGCAAAGGAGCAAATGTGAATTTGAGGAGGGCAGTTAGTGAGGAGAAAGCGAAATTGCATAAAGGAGGTGCAACAGCACTGATGGATGCTTGTAGGAAGGGCCACTTCTTGGTTGTAAAAACTCTTGTCCAAGAGATGGGGGCTGATGTGAACATTCGTGACAACAAAGATAGGAATGCCTTGATCCATGCCCTCAAGCAGGGTTGTACCAAGGAAAGATACGAGTCAGCTGTCTCCATAGGCTGTTTCCTGCTGGACTGCCGTGTTGATGTGAACAGCAAAGATGAATGTGGGAAAACTGCCCTCATCCTAGCTGTTGAAATGCAGAGCCCAGATTTGGTGAAAGCTTTATTGGAGAAGGGTGAAATAGATATTGATGATGCAGATGAGGAGGGCAACACAGCACTGATGGTGGCTGTAGAGAAAAATGATTACAATATAGCAAAGTTGTTGTGTGAAAAAGGAGCAAGGACTGATGTTGGGAACCTTATCGCTGTTGCGAATAGGAACCGTGCTCATAACATGGCACGTCTTCTTCGCCAGTATAATGCCAGGTTTGTTCCAGAAACCCTCACAGACTGGGAGCCAAACAGCAAACGCTGGAGGGACCAGCTGAAAAAACTGTATAAAATATATCGCCCTACGATTGGCAAACTGAAGACATTTCAGTACATCCAGCAGAGAATTCAGAACACTTCGCAGGGTGGCATCTACCTGGGGCTCCACGGTGGGATGGAGGTAGCAGTAAGAATAAGACGCAGTACAGAGGGTGACAAAGAGAAAAGGTTCTTTGAACAATGTGGTAACTGTGAACATCTACTGAAGCTGTTCCAGTTTGAGAAGGCAGAAGGCTACATGTACTTGTGCTTCCCCCTCTGGGAGAAAAACCTTGAAGAACATCTGCAGGAACCAGAAGACCAAATGGATTACAAAGATGCTCTGAGGATGATCTTCCAGGCAGTGAGAGAGCTGCACTCCCTCGGATTTGCTCACCAGAATCTGCATCCCAGCAACTTTTTCATAGgttatcttttgctttctcaatgttttaattttgctgtccTGTTGCCTGTAGTTTAGAGAAGAAGATGCTTCATAGCTGTCTGTAAAAAAACAGATGTCTTTATGCAGAATGGGTTGTCTGTGGCATTAGCTCTCCTCTTTGAATAAGTATAGATATGTTCACAGACAGCCACAGAGGAGTCAACAGAACAGCTTTACATGTCTCATTAGATCTGCCCGCCTTTCCAGGGCTTTGCAGGCAGATCAACCCAGAGCAGATCTCTTcagagatttgttttcttaagaagGGGCCATCCAGAAGTCAGTGACACACTGTATCAAGGTTTTCCACCATTATTTGTTAACaatttctcttatttcctcAGATTTAGGTGGCAAAATTTACTTGGCGGACTTTGATAATAAAAGAAAGTTGATTGAAGGCAAAAAAGAACTTGTAAACTCAGATTTAGAGGTAACTTCCCTGCGAATCAATGTATGGTTTCAAATTTCAGGTTCTCTctgatattttctgttgctgtgagTCCTAGGGGAAGCTTTTCTGCATCCTCAACTAGAAAACACCTTGATTTTTCGGGAAAGCCCATATAACAATAGATGCTGCATAAGAATGATAGTGATTAGGATGCAAGGCTGTGGCTG contains the following coding sequences:
- the RNASEL gene encoding 2-5A-dependent ribonuclease, giving the protein MEPTAHSQQEASTPCSTETAEDLTSMLNAAVRDSNVEDVLEVLEKGADVNSKAESGWTPLQSAVQANNEDLVRLLLDKGACPHARKDNGGTAFTEAAIVGNVNILQLLLDRGLNINDHDDNGFTAFMEAAWYGKKEALEFLYSKGANVNLRRAVSEEKAKLHKGGATALMDACRKGHFLVVKTLVQEMGADVNIRDNKDRNALIHALKQGCTKERYESAVSIGCFLLDCRVDVNSKDECGKTALILAVEMQSPDLVKALLEKGEIDIDDADEEGNTALMVAVEKNDYNIAKLLCEKGARTDVGNLIAVANRNRAHNMARLLRQYNARFVPETLTDWEPNSKRWRDQLKKLYKIYRPTIGKLKTFQYIQQRIQNTSQGGIYLGLHGGMEVAVRIRRSTEGDKEKRFFEQCGNCEHLLKLFQFEKAEGYMYLCFPLWEKNLEEHLQEPEDQMDYKDALRMIFQAVRELHSLGFAHQNLHPSNFFIDLGGKIYLADFDNKRKLIEGKKELVNSDLEDLSRLVLYVLKGGRKPLQQVSTKDLAADSPDYQEALDLVSSLLSHDERGLEGLSKHPYFWSKQTRFKFLKSIWNKIKDLSNRKAVFQAPNATESFPYPLWTEQIDKDVLNIMENPRKGRLFKYSNDVTDLLRLIRNLDEHPNIGISNRIGDHAEYFLKLFPALTIYVYNSLRQNPEYSHFADVQDPSL